In Arsenicicoccus dermatophilus, a genomic segment contains:
- a CDS encoding DUF1003 domain-containing protein produces MTERIRERVADRASERSRDRTGDRGRERRAARGRDRDRLDQPREAGLRIDKPRLFDAERFGRASEAFARWMGTAQFLIYMTVFVAAWLAWNTFMPEAAQFDPRSLNYTLLTLILSLQASYAAPLILLAQNRQDDRDRVGLEQDRARDERNLADTEFLTREVAALRIAMRDMATRDYLRSELRDLLEELENRGVVPAAEPERQAQPTGKVKKAKKKRPVPAAGQAPATTPEDAAPPEAEPVDLLSTPLPSGTTAIRPDADA; encoded by the coding sequence ATGACTGAGCGGATCCGCGAGCGCGTCGCCGACCGCGCCTCCGAGCGGTCCCGGGACCGCACCGGCGACCGGGGCCGCGAGCGCCGCGCCGCCCGCGGGCGCGACCGGGACCGGCTGGACCAGCCGCGCGAGGCCGGTCTGCGCATCGACAAGCCCCGGCTCTTCGACGCCGAGCGCTTCGGCCGAGCCTCAGAGGCCTTCGCCCGCTGGATGGGCACTGCCCAGTTCCTCATCTACATGACGGTCTTCGTCGCCGCGTGGCTGGCGTGGAACACCTTCATGCCCGAGGCCGCGCAGTTCGACCCGCGCAGCCTCAACTACACCCTGCTGACGCTGATCCTGTCCCTGCAGGCGTCGTATGCCGCGCCCCTGATCCTCCTCGCCCAGAACCGCCAGGACGACCGCGACCGGGTCGGCCTGGAGCAGGACCGCGCCCGCGACGAGCGCAACCTCGCCGACACCGAGTTCCTCACCCGCGAGGTCGCCGCGCTGCGGATCGCCATGCGGGACATGGCCACCCGCGACTATCTGCGCTCCGAGCTGCGTGACCTCCTGGAGGAGCTGGAGAATCGCGGGGTGGTGCCCGCCGCCGAGCCCGAGCGGCAGGCGCAGCCCACCGGCAAGGTCAAGAAGGCCAAGAAGAAGCGCCCGGTCCCTGCGGCCGGGCAGGCTCCGGCCACGACCCCCGAGGACGCAGCCCCGCCGGAGGCCGAGCCGGTCGACCTGCTGTCCACCCCCCTCCCCTCGGGCACCACGGCGATCCGCCCGGACGCCGACGCGTGA
- a CDS encoding Mrp/NBP35 family ATP-binding protein codes for MSAPTPDQIHDALATVDDPEIRRPITELGMVQSAEVDAAGIVHVVLLLTVAGCPMKDTLRRSVTEALAPLEGVNGVDLQLGVMSDEQRQALRDQLRGGQAEREIPFAKPGSMTRVYCVASGKGGVGKSSVTVNLAAALARQGLKVGVVDADIYGFSVPRMLGVEQQPTQVDDMILPPVAHDVKVISVGMFVAGNQPVVWRGPMLHRALQQFLADVFWGDLDVLLLDLPPGTGDVAISVAQLVPGSEILVVTTPQQAAAEVAERAGSIAVQTHQRVVGVVENMSWLEQPDGSRLELFGSGGGQAVAESLTRLVGAPVPLLGQIPLDTRLREGGDTGTPVVVGAPESAAGAALNGIARQLGTRARGLAGRGLGLTPKGR; via the coding sequence ATGTCTGCCCCCACCCCCGACCAGATCCACGACGCGCTCGCGACGGTCGACGATCCCGAGATCCGCCGGCCCATCACCGAGCTCGGCATGGTCCAGTCCGCCGAGGTGGACGCCGCCGGCATCGTGCACGTGGTGCTGCTGCTGACCGTCGCCGGGTGCCCCATGAAGGACACGCTGCGCCGCTCGGTGACCGAGGCCCTCGCCCCGCTCGAGGGCGTCAACGGCGTCGACCTGCAGCTCGGCGTGATGAGCGACGAGCAGCGCCAGGCCCTGCGCGACCAGCTCCGTGGTGGCCAGGCAGAGCGCGAGATCCCCTTCGCCAAGCCGGGATCCATGACCCGCGTCTACTGCGTGGCGTCCGGCAAGGGTGGCGTCGGCAAGTCCTCCGTCACCGTCAACCTCGCTGCCGCCCTGGCCCGTCAGGGTCTGAAGGTGGGCGTGGTCGACGCGGACATCTACGGCTTCTCCGTGCCCCGCATGCTCGGGGTCGAGCAGCAGCCCACCCAGGTCGACGACATGATCCTGCCGCCGGTCGCCCACGACGTGAAGGTCATCTCCGTGGGCATGTTCGTCGCCGGCAACCAACCGGTCGTCTGGCGCGGCCCCATGCTCCACCGCGCGCTGCAGCAGTTCCTCGCCGACGTCTTCTGGGGTGACCTGGACGTGCTCCTGCTCGACCTGCCGCCCGGCACCGGCGACGTCGCGATCTCGGTCGCGCAGCTCGTCCCCGGCTCGGAGATCCTGGTCGTGACCACGCCGCAGCAGGCCGCGGCCGAGGTGGCCGAGCGGGCCGGCTCCATCGCCGTGCAGACCCACCAGCGCGTGGTCGGCGTGGTCGAGAACATGTCCTGGCTGGAGCAGCCGGACGGCTCGCGCCTGGAGCTCTTCGGCTCCGGCGGCGGCCAGGCCGTGGCCGAGTCGCTCACCCGCCTCGTCGGGGCGCCCGTGCCGCTACTCGGCCAGATCCCTCTGGACACCCGCCTGCGCGAGGGCGGCGACACCGGCACGCCCGTCGTCGTCGGCGCTCCCGAGTCGGCGGCCGGCGCGGCGCTCAACGGCATCGCCCGCCAGCTCGGCACCCGCGCCCGCGGCCTCGCCGGCCGGGGACTGGGTCTGACCCCCAAGGGACGCTGA
- the sigE gene encoding RNA polymerase sigma factor SigE, with product MTVPAPSAPPAAEPAAGWAPPTWDEVVQEHSARVYRLAYRLTGNQHDAEDLTHDVFVRVFRSLDRYQPGTFEGWLHRITTNVFLDRMRRRQRIRFDALSDERAARLPSRERGPEQTLADATFDDDVQHALDALKPEFRAAVVLCDIEGLTYEEVADVLDIKLGTVRSRIHRGRAQLRTALAHRDPALRGEQPEPQLVQGARRRPALRAPRLGAVGA from the coding sequence ATGACCGTACCGGCCCCCTCAGCTCCTCCCGCCGCCGAGCCCGCCGCCGGGTGGGCGCCCCCGACCTGGGACGAGGTCGTGCAGGAGCACTCCGCCCGCGTCTACCGCCTGGCCTACCGGTTGACCGGCAACCAGCACGACGCCGAGGACCTCACCCACGACGTCTTCGTCCGGGTCTTCCGCTCCCTGGACCGCTACCAGCCCGGCACCTTCGAGGGCTGGCTGCACCGGATCACGACCAACGTCTTCCTCGACCGCATGCGCCGACGCCAGCGGATCAGGTTCGACGCGCTGAGCGACGAGCGCGCCGCCCGGCTCCCCTCGCGCGAGCGGGGGCCCGAGCAGACGCTGGCCGACGCGACCTTCGACGACGACGTGCAGCACGCCCTGGACGCGCTCAAGCCCGAGTTCCGCGCCGCCGTGGTGCTGTGCGACATCGAGGGGCTGACCTACGAGGAGGTCGCGGACGTCCTCGACATCAAGCTCGGCACCGTGCGCTCGCGCATCCACCGGGGTCGCGCCCAGCTGCGCACCGCGCTCGCCCACCGCGACCCGGCGCTGCGGGGCGAGCAGCCCGAGCCGCAGCTGGTGCAGGGTGCGCGCCGCCGTCCGGCGCTGCGGGCGCCTCGGCTGGGAGCCGTCGGCGCCTGA
- a CDS encoding O-methyltransferase yields the protein MSAQKSASWAYAEEFVPESDVADRARARGQQLGCAPMASGAAAVLRLLAASVQARTVVEVGTGSGVSGLWLLEGMAPDGILTSIDVEPAHQRAARESFTDAGIPHQRFRLITGRALDVLPRLTDEAYDMVVVDADKESYPAYVEQAMRLLRPGGVLVLDDMLWNDQVADPAARDATTGLLRDLGKQVRERDDLTPVLLAAGGGVLAAVKH from the coding sequence ATGAGCGCACAGAAGTCGGCCAGCTGGGCCTATGCCGAGGAGTTCGTCCCCGAGAGCGACGTCGCGGACCGCGCTCGAGCCCGCGGCCAGCAGCTGGGGTGCGCCCCCATGGCGTCCGGCGCGGCTGCGGTGCTGCGCCTGCTGGCGGCGAGCGTCCAGGCCAGGACGGTCGTCGAGGTGGGCACCGGCTCCGGCGTCTCCGGCCTCTGGCTGCTCGAGGGTATGGCGCCGGACGGCATCCTCACCTCCATCGACGTCGAGCCCGCCCACCAGCGGGCCGCTCGCGAGTCGTTCACCGACGCGGGGATCCCCCACCAGCGGTTCCGGCTGATCACCGGGCGGGCCCTCGACGTGCTCCCCCGCCTCACCGACGAGGCCTACGACATGGTCGTCGTCGACGCCGACAAGGAGTCCTACCCGGCCTACGTCGAGCAGGCGATGCGACTGCTGCGCCCGGGCGGGGTCCTGGTCCTCGACGACATGCTGTGGAACGACCAGGTGGCCGACCCGGCCGCACGGGACGCCACCACCGGGCTGCTGCGCGACCTCGGCAAGCAGGTCCGCGAGCGCGACGACCTCACGCCGGTGCTGCTTGCCGCCGGCGGCGGGGTGCTGGCCGCCGTCAAGCACTGA
- a CDS encoding DUF3117 domain-containing protein produces the protein MAAMKPRTGDGPLEVTKEGRGIVLRMPLEGGGRLVVEMTPDEIAALGEAIKGVTG, from the coding sequence ATGGCGGCGATGAAGCCTAGGACCGGGGACGGCCCGCTGGAGGTCACCAAGGAGGGCCGCGGCATCGTCCTGCGCATGCCCCTCGAGGGCGGCGGGCGCCTCGTCGTCGAGATGACGCCGGACGAGATCGCGGCGCTCGGCGAAGCGATCAAGGGCGTCACCGGCTGA
- a CDS encoding enoyl-CoA hydratase/isomerase family protein yields MSTAADQPVLVTVEDGVGVVTFNRPDALNSLDLPTKEGLLAALRQVADDPEVRAVVLTGSGRAFCVGQDLKSHVQLLQAQDPALWRTVPEHYNPAVTLVATMRKPVIAAINGVAAGAGASFTFACDYRFMTDGGGYNFAFTTIALSCDTGASWTLPRLVGTARAKELLMFPRTISAQEAKELGLVNEVVEGDVLPPAMALARRMAAGPTLAYAAIRDVVHYSAEHSFAESLAHEGELMDATGSSQDHAAAVAAFLAKERPTFAGR; encoded by the coding sequence GTGAGCACTGCCGCAGACCAGCCCGTCCTCGTCACCGTCGAGGACGGGGTCGGGGTCGTGACCTTCAACCGACCCGACGCCCTGAACTCCCTGGACCTGCCCACCAAGGAGGGCCTCCTCGCCGCGCTGCGCCAGGTGGCCGACGACCCCGAGGTGCGTGCCGTGGTGCTGACCGGGTCCGGCCGGGCCTTCTGCGTCGGTCAGGACCTCAAGTCCCACGTCCAGCTGCTCCAGGCCCAGGATCCCGCGCTGTGGCGCACCGTGCCCGAGCACTACAACCCCGCGGTGACGCTCGTCGCGACGATGCGCAAGCCGGTCATCGCGGCGATCAACGGCGTGGCCGCGGGGGCAGGAGCGTCGTTCACCTTCGCCTGCGACTACCGCTTCATGACCGACGGCGGCGGCTACAACTTCGCCTTCACCACCATCGCGCTGTCCTGCGACACCGGCGCCTCCTGGACCCTTCCCCGCCTGGTCGGCACGGCCCGGGCCAAGGAGCTGCTGATGTTCCCGCGCACCATCAGCGCGCAGGAGGCCAAGGAGCTGGGCCTGGTCAACGAGGTGGTCGAGGGTGACGTCCTGCCCCCGGCCATGGCCCTGGCCCGGCGGATGGCGGCCGGACCGACCCTGGCGTATGCCGCGATCCGCGACGTGGTGCACTACTCCGCCGAGCACTCCTTCGCCGAGTCGCTCGCCCACGAGGGCGAGCTCATGGACGCCACGGGCTCCTCGCAGGACCACGCGGCCGCGGTCGCGGCCTTCCTCGCCAAGGAGCGGCCGACCTTCGCCGGGCGCTGA
- a CDS encoding IS110 family transposase, with amino-acid sequence MHGLPDRTYAVYLGLDVGKETHHATALDPSGKRLHDKALPQDETKLRALYEHLSTHGPVLVVVDQPASIGALPVAVARAVGVDVAYLPGLAMRRIADLHPGAAKTDARDAYVIADAARTMPHTLRRVDMNDDALADLEVIVGYDDDLAGEVTRVTNRLHGLLTQIHPALERALGPRLHHKAVLELLTRFGGPAGLRTAGRRRLTSVAKPRAPRSYDRIVDEVMTALDAQTVTVPGTRAAELVIPKLASQLADLLEQRATVAAQVEEILDAHPLAPVLTSMPGVGVRTAARILLEVGDGSAFPTAGHLAAYAGLAPVTRRSGSSIRGEHPSRSGNKNLKRALFLSAFAALSDPTSRAYYDRKRAQGKKHNAALICLARRRCDVLYAMLRDGTTYQAPTAAAA; translated from the coding sequence ATGCACGGGCTACCCGACCGCACCTACGCGGTCTACCTGGGGTTGGACGTCGGCAAGGAAACTCACCACGCCACCGCCCTGGACCCGTCCGGAAAACGGCTGCACGACAAGGCGCTACCGCAAGACGAGACCAAGCTGCGCGCCCTCTACGAGCACCTGTCCACGCACGGCCCGGTCCTGGTCGTGGTGGACCAGCCCGCCTCGATCGGGGCCCTGCCGGTCGCGGTCGCCCGCGCCGTCGGGGTCGACGTGGCGTACCTGCCGGGCCTGGCGATGCGCCGCATCGCGGACCTACACCCCGGCGCAGCGAAGACCGACGCCCGCGACGCGTACGTCATCGCCGACGCGGCCCGCACCATGCCCCACACCCTGCGGCGCGTGGACATGAACGACGACGCCCTGGCCGACTTGGAAGTCATCGTCGGGTACGACGACGACCTGGCCGGTGAGGTCACCCGCGTCACCAACCGCCTGCACGGCCTGCTCACCCAGATCCACCCAGCCCTGGAACGAGCCCTCGGACCCCGACTGCACCACAAGGCTGTCCTCGAGCTCCTGACCAGGTTCGGCGGACCCGCCGGGCTACGCACGGCCGGTCGGCGGCGGCTGACGAGCGTGGCCAAGCCCCGCGCGCCGCGCTCCTACGATCGGATCGTCGACGAGGTCATGACCGCCCTGGACGCCCAGACCGTGACCGTGCCCGGCACCCGCGCGGCCGAGCTCGTCATCCCGAAGCTGGCTTCCCAGCTCGCCGACCTGCTCGAGCAACGCGCGACCGTCGCGGCGCAGGTCGAGGAGATCCTTGATGCCCACCCTCTTGCCCCGGTCCTGACCTCGATGCCCGGCGTCGGTGTCAGGACCGCCGCAAGGATCTTGCTCGAGGTCGGCGACGGCAGCGCCTTCCCCACAGCCGGGCACCTCGCCGCCTACGCAGGCCTCGCCCCCGTCACACGTCGATCCGGGTCCAGCATCCGCGGCGAGCACCCCTCCAGGTCAGGCAACAAGAACCTCAAACGCGCGCTGTTCCTGTCCGCCTTCGCAGCCCTGTCCGACCCCACCAGCCGCGCCTACTACGACCGCAAACGAGCCCAAGGCAAGAAGCACAACGCCGCCCTCATCTGCCTGGCCCGCCGACGCTGCGACGTTCTCTACGCCATGCTCAGAGACGGCACCACCTACCAAGCCCCGACGGCCGCCGCGGCTTGA